DNA from Daucus carota subsp. sativus chromosome 1, DH1 v3.0, whole genome shotgun sequence:
AGAATACATAAAAGCTGCAACATATGTTTCTATCCCCGTCATGGGGCAGGGTCGAGAAGCGGATAGGTTGTTTCAATTACGATGGTTTTGGCCGTTCAGTAATAAAATACAGGCATTATAAAGGGCAGGACACCGGTAAAATCGAAAGGGCAATAACATTTAAGATCAAGTCTTCATTGCAGGCCTAACCAACCCAAGGCCAGAACCACTTCCCAGATGCTTGAAGTCTTTGGCTTCTAGATTATCCCCATGAGCAGAGAAACCTGTTCCACCTTTTTCCAAGGGCACCAGATTCTTTTCCTTGCATCCCTTGTTACAAACCAGACATACCTTGTCAACAGCCATGAACTTATCAGCACATTTCTTACAGAATACGTGTCCACAAGAGCTCAAGGCCACAAGCGCAATTGTGTTGGTTATTGTGACCTTGCAGCTGGGACAGATATATGACTTGTCAAGAGACGTGGATTTCTTTTGGTCGGTAGTGTCCTCTGTAAAATAAATGGGGAAGAGGGTCTTCATCCTTAGTTTCTCACTGCCTTCTGGACAGGTAGTGCAGGTAGATGGTGCTTCTACCTTAGAAGGAGCTTCTGGTGTAGCAGAGGGCAGCCAGAATGCTTTCATTGTTCTCAGTGCTTCCTCTTCATATAATGTGGCCTTCACACTATTAGCTCCATGGAACCCGTTCTTATCTCTGTTATAATTTTTATCACTGTATTGGGGTAACGCGCCATGGTTTTGCTGATCAAATGCATCAAGCTCTCTAGCTTTCTGCAAAGCTAActtctcctcttcttcttccttaTCTTGTTTTTGCTGCATAGCATGAGCTGCTGTTTTCCTGCAAGGCAATGACAACAAAACCTTCAGCAAACATTCACAAAAAGCAATTTCAAATTACAAGTTCCATCTCATAGACATGCTCAAATCAAgatttttaacttaaaaatgGGGTAAAATGTGATTTCAAGGTCATAAGTTTGAATGTCATATGCTTAAAACTCTCAAATACACATTTTGTTTCATTAAATGACTAAACCAGATACAACCTGCAAATCATCCAGAGAAATCAAGTACAACCAAGCAAGTCTATATCCTGCTAAAGTTTTTACATGAGACTGGCaacagaaatttttaaaaatcaaaaagggAGAGAAGATACAAAACAGTTCTAAAAGATCATATTATGCATTCAAGCAATCAAGTCACGGCAATTGGATGTACCCAAGTACATTGGAAATACAaaatagaaaatagaaaaaataaatggAGCCAGAATGGACATCATTTCATGTAACAAGCCAAAAAAATATCTACTGCGCCTTCTCAAACCAAAAGATGGTAAAGCAAGTGCCCAATATAAATTTCCCATCGTCAAAAATAAGAGGGTTGAAACTGACAACAGGTTGGTGACAGTAATATAATGTACTACAAAGACACATCAACTGCACGAGGAGATGAAGAGGCTCAGATATTACTTAatcagcaaaaaaattagataaatgtGCC
Protein-coding regions in this window:
- the LOC108216108 gene encoding E3 ubiquitin-protein ligase CSU1 — its product is MPQRHSKNNNDLAYFTYDEKKKLGYGTQRERLGKDSIKPFDSCSLCLKPVIDPMSCQKGHIFCKECIFECLLAQKKDIQRKTAAHAMQQKQDKEEEEEKLALQKARELDAFDQQNHGALPQYSDKNYNRDKNGFHGANSVKATLYEEEALRTMKAFWLPSATPEAPSKVEAPSTCTTCPEGSEKLRMKTLFPIYFTEDTTDQKKSTSLDKSYICPSCKVTITNTIALVALSSCGHVFCKKCADKFMAVDKVCLVCNKGCKEKNLVPLEKGGTGFSAHGDNLEAKDFKHLGSGSGLGLVRPAMKT